The genomic interval ATTAGTTACAATCCTAATTGCTCATCTTATAATttaggcaattttttaaaatgcgtCTGCATTCCTTGATCATATGTCTACAGACAGTCAGGAGGGTGTTCCATATCATGCTGAGGGAAGGGAacaatatctaaaatgaaaaatctgttatgaataaagaagataattgAAAATTACAAGTAAAGTAAATTTCCTTCATTAAATTACATTAGTATCCGTGTTATCTAAATGTTATAAATAACAGTAGTATAACTTCTCtggaaaatagtaatttttaaatcattatattttcaaaatttaataaattgtatttctagtATTATCAATATAACAAGatacttgaaaaaataagaaaactattagAGAAATCAGCTatgatttctaagaaaatatacaataatataattGACTTACAAATTAACTTCTGTGATTTGTTGAATTAGCGTCCATGGTTTGTTAGTGGTTTTTATATGATTGCAATtatattgtaaatgttttaattcaaatttacatttttttcagatacTCAATTAGTTTTGCATAGTATACACTGTATGGAAAGTCAGAGGAACATTTCAGAATTTATTCTTTTGGGACTTTCCTGTAACCAGAACAtacaaatattttgctttgtattCTTCTTACTTGGTTATGTTGCCATCTTGGTGGGAAACCTTCTGATTCTTACCTCTATTCGACACAGTGCCCTTTTTCACCAGCCCATGTATTATTTCCTCAGCCATTTATCCTTTATGGGCATCTGCTATACCTCCTGTGTGACACCCAAACTGATCAGAGACTTGCCTCTTGGAAGAAAATCCATCTCCTATAGTAATTGCATGTTGCAGATCTTTTCCATACACTTCTTTGGCATCATTGAGGTCTTCATCCTCACAGTCATGGCCTTTGATCGTTGTGTTGCCATCTGCAAACCTCTCCATTACATGATTATCATGAACAGGACAAGGTGCAATCTCCTAGTCTTGGCTGCTTGGACTGGTggagccattcattcattttctcagttttctatgaTAATTCATTTgcccttctgtggccccaatgAAATAGATCACTACTATtgtgatatttttcctttgctgaaaGTTGCCTGTACTGATACATACATCACTGGTGTCCTTGTGGTTGCCAATTCAGGAATGGTTGCCTTCGTAACCTTTGTTCTCTTGTTTGGGTCTTATGTCATTATATTATTCACCTTAAGAAATCAGTCAGCAGAGGGAAGATGCAAAGCGCTGTCTACCTGTGGGTCTCATATCACTGTGGTTGTCTTATTTTTTGGGCCTTCAATCTTTGCCTACCTCAGACCCCCTGCTACTTACCCTGAGGACAAAATATT from Equus quagga isolate Etosha38 unplaced genomic scaffold, UCLA_HA_Equagga_1.0 HiC_scaffold_9499_RagTag, whole genome shotgun sequence carries:
- the LOC124232648 gene encoding olfactory receptor 4P4-like; the encoded protein is MESQRNISEFILLGLSCNQNIQIFCFVFFLLGYVAILVGNLLILTSIRHSALFHQPMYYFLSHLSFMGICYTSCVTPKLIRDLPLGRKSISYSNCMLQIFSIHFFGIIEVFILTVMAFDRCVAICKPLHYMIIMNRTRCNLLVLAAWTGGAIHSFSQFSMIIHLPFCGPNEIDHYYCDIFPLLKVACTDTYITGVLVVANSGMVAFVTFVLLFGSYVIILFTLRNQSAEGRCKALSTCGSHITVVVLFFGPSIFAYLRPPATYPEDKIFALFYTIIAPMFNPLIYTLRNTEMTKAMRKVWCEKIFSEEKHN